From a single Rodentibacter sp. JRC1 genomic region:
- the tldD gene encoding metalloprotease TldD has product MLNQVSNTLLTPSNLSTKELLNIFDLMSHRNIDYADLYFQLSQDENWVLEDGIIKEGGFHIDRGVGVRAVSGEKTGFAYSDQINLVSLQQCANAAKGIAQPQQGNIIVPKAFNEITPTSRYAAINPLESLSKEKKIELLHLVDRTARAEDKRVTRVSAGLSSVYEEVLIMATDGTLAADIRPLVRLSISVLVEEDGKRERGSCGSGGRFGLDWFFEVIDGDIRAVNFAKEAVRQALVNLNAVAAPAGLMPVILGAGWPGVLLHEAVGHGLEGDFNRKESSLFTGKVGELVTSPLCTIVDDGTIAHRRGSLTIDDEGVPSQCNVLIKDGILQGYMQDKMNARLMGVKPTGNGRRESYAHLPMPRMTNTYMLAGQSNFDDLLNSVDRGIYAPHFGGGQVDITSGKFVFSTSEAYLIEKGKITKPVKGATLIGSGIEVMQKISMVADKSELDLGIGVCGKDGQSVPVGVGQPALKIDEITVGGTN; this is encoded by the coding sequence ATGTTAAATCAAGTTTCAAATACTTTACTTACCCCAAGTAATTTATCTACTAAAGAGTTACTCAATATTTTTGATTTAATGTCGCATCGCAACATCGATTATGCGGATTTATATTTTCAACTTAGTCAGGACGAAAATTGGGTGTTGGAAGACGGCATTATTAAAGAGGGGGGATTTCATATCGATCGTGGGGTAGGCGTACGTGCGGTGTCCGGTGAAAAAACCGGTTTTGCCTATTCGGATCAAATTAATCTTGTTTCGCTACAACAATGTGCCAATGCCGCAAAAGGAATTGCACAGCCTCAACAAGGTAATATCATTGTGCCGAAAGCATTCAATGAGATAACTCCGACTAGCCGCTATGCAGCGATTAACCCTTTGGAAAGTCTCTCTAAAGAGAAAAAAATAGAATTATTACATCTGGTTGATCGTACCGCTCGTGCGGAGGATAAACGTGTTACCCGGGTTTCTGCCGGGTTAAGTTCGGTTTATGAAGAAGTGCTGATTATGGCAACGGACGGAACTTTAGCTGCGGATATTCGTCCGCTTGTGCGTTTATCTATTTCAGTGTTGGTGGAAGAAGACGGCAAGCGCGAGCGTGGTAGTTGCGGTTCCGGCGGCCGTTTTGGTTTGGATTGGTTTTTTGAAGTTATTGACGGTGATATTCGAGCGGTGAATTTCGCTAAAGAAGCCGTTCGACAAGCCTTAGTCAATCTAAATGCTGTTGCTGCACCTGCGGGATTGATGCCCGTTATACTTGGAGCCGGTTGGCCGGGGGTATTATTGCACGAGGCCGTTGGGCATGGATTAGAGGGGGATTTTAACCGTAAGGAAAGCTCGCTTTTCACCGGTAAAGTGGGCGAGTTGGTGACTTCGCCACTTTGTACTATTGTTGATGATGGCACTATTGCTCATCGCCGAGGTTCTCTCACTATTGATGATGAGGGCGTGCCTAGCCAATGTAATGTATTAATTAAGGACGGTATTTTGCAAGGTTATATGCAAGATAAGATGAACGCCCGCCTTATGGGCGTGAAACCGACAGGTAACGGCAGACGTGAATCCTACGCCCATTTACCAATGCCACGTATGACAAATACTTATATGTTGGCAGGGCAAAGTAACTTTGATGATTTGCTTAACTCGGTAGATCGTGGTATTTACGCACCGCACTTCGGTGGCGGACAGGTAGATATTACTTCCGGTAAATTCGTATTTTCAACTTCAGAGGCTTATCTTATTGAAAAAGGGAAAATTACCAAACCGGTAAAAGGCGCAACATTGATTGGCAGCGGAATTGAAGTGATGCAGAAGATTTCTATGGTAGCCGATAAAAGCGAATTGGATTTAGGCATCGGCGTTTGCGGTAAAGACGGGCAAAGCGTACCTGTCGGCGTGGGACAACCTGCGTTGAAAATTGATGAAATTACAGTGGGTGGTACGAATTAA
- a CDS encoding penicillin-binding protein activator has translation MSILLQGSRFKKRLMPILLSVALAGCSNLFGSSFTETLQRDANASSEFYMNKLEQTQNTEDRETYKLLAARAFISENKVAQSEAILSELGELNDAQKLDRTLIEARLSAAKGANEVAQSQLRLIDLNKLSPSQKARYYETQAIVAENRKDVIGAVKARIKMDKNLTDVQRRQENVDKSWALLRSANTGVINNTSDEGDAALGGWLTLIKAYNDNIRQPVQLSQALQNWKVAYPNHAAATLFPKELQSLLNFQQTNLAQIGLVLPVSGDGQILGNTILSGFNDAKGNSSIPVQIFDSSTHSIDEIIAQAKQSGIKALVGPLLKQNVDAVIANPASVQGIDVLALNATPNARAINQMCYYGLSPEDEAESAANKMWNDGVRNPVVAMPQSELGQRVGNAFNVRWQQLASRDANIRYYNLAADVPYFFQENGANSTALYVVANPDELAEIKGYLANSTSNVKIYASSRSNAASNSAEYIAQMNGVQFSDIPFFKESTSEQYQKVAGSTGGEYQLMRLYAMGADAWLLINHFNELRQVPGYQLSGLTGVLSAGPNCNVERDMTWFQYQDGNIVPISN, from the coding sequence ATGTCTATTCTATTACAAGGCAGCCGTTTTAAAAAACGTTTAATGCCGATTTTGTTATCTGTAGCATTAGCCGGTTGTTCAAATTTATTTGGTAGCAGCTTCACTGAAACCTTACAACGTGATGCCAATGCCAGTTCTGAATTTTATATGAATAAATTAGAACAAACCCAAAATACAGAAGACAGAGAAACCTATAAATTGCTTGCCGCACGAGCATTCATTTCAGAAAATAAAGTAGCGCAATCCGAAGCGATTTTATCGGAACTCGGGGAATTAAACGATGCGCAAAAACTTGACCGCACTTTAATTGAAGCCCGTCTTTCGGCAGCCAAAGGGGCAAATGAAGTAGCCCAAAGCCAATTACGCTTAATTGATTTGAATAAGCTCAGCCCGTCACAAAAGGCACGCTATTATGAGACACAGGCAATCGTGGCGGAAAATCGTAAAGATGTGATTGGAGCTGTAAAAGCGCGTATCAAAATGGATAAAAATCTTACCGATGTGCAACGCCGTCAAGAAAACGTAGATAAAAGCTGGGCATTATTACGTTCGGCAAATACCGGTGTCATCAATAATACATCGGATGAAGGTGATGCGGCATTAGGCGGTTGGCTCACCTTAATCAAAGCATATAATGATAATATCCGCCAGCCTGTACAACTAAGCCAAGCATTACAAAATTGGAAAGTTGCCTATCCAAATCACGCTGCGGCGACTCTTTTTCCAAAGGAATTACAAAGTTTATTAAATTTCCAACAAACCAATTTAGCTCAAATCGGTTTGGTATTACCGGTTAGCGGGGACGGTCAAATTTTAGGGAATACGATTCTCTCCGGTTTTAATGATGCCAAAGGCAACTCATCTATTCCGGTGCAGATTTTTGACTCTTCCACACATTCTATTGATGAGATTATTGCACAAGCGAAACAATCGGGGATCAAAGCACTGGTGGGGCCGCTACTTAAGCAAAATGTGGATGCCGTCATCGCCAATCCTGCTTCCGTACAAGGCATTGATGTATTAGCGCTAAATGCAACACCAAATGCACGTGCAATTAATCAAATGTGTTACTACGGCTTATCACCGGAAGATGAAGCGGAATCCGCAGCAAACAAAATGTGGAATGACGGCGTGCGTAACCCTGTCGTGGCAATGCCGCAAAGTGAATTAGGTCAGCGTGTCGGTAATGCTTTTAATGTTCGTTGGCAGCAATTAGCTTCAAGAGATGCAAACATCCGTTATTATAATTTAGCGGCAGATGTGCCTTATTTCTTCCAAGAAAACGGTGCAAATTCAACCGCACTTTATGTGGTCGCCAACCCTGATGAATTAGCCGAAATAAAAGGTTATCTTGCTAACAGTACGTCAAATGTAAAAATCTATGCAAGCTCACGTTCTAATGCGGCGAGCAATTCAGCCGAATATATTGCACAAATGAACGGTGTACAATTTAGTGATATTCCCTTCTTTAAAGAATCCACCTCCGAACAATATCAAAAAGTAGCAGGTTCAACCGGTGGCGAATATCAATTAATGCGTTTATATGCAATGGGTGCTGATGCGTGGTTATTAATCAATCATTTCAATGAATTACGCCAAGTTCCGGGGTATCAATTAAGCGGTTTAACCGGTGTATTAAGTGCAGGGCCGAACTGTAATGTAGAACGGGATATGACGTGGTTCCAATATCAAGATGGTAACATCGTCCCTATCAGCAACTAA
- the alr gene encoding alanine racemase produces MNVKPATAKISSRALKHNLDVIKQKAPNSKIIAVVKANAYGHGVVFVASTLEKNVDCFGVARLEEALALRSNGIIKPILLLEGFFDEKDLPVLAVNNIETVVHNREQLDALKRAAVPSPIKVWLKIDTGMHRLGVALDEVDEFYQALKKLPQIQPHLGFVSHFSRADELESDYTSLQINRFLSAIQDKQGERSIAASGGILFWQASHLDWIRPGIIMYGISPTDTVGAEFGLTPVMNLTSSLIAVRHHKKGEPIGYGGVWKSPKDTKIGVVAIGYGDGYPRDVPENTPVYLNGRIVPIVGRVSMDMLTVDLGINSQDQVGDEVILWGKELPIETVAKFTGILSYELITKLTPRVITEYVD; encoded by the coding sequence ATGAACGTAAAGCCGGCGACAGCAAAGATTAGTTCGCGTGCATTAAAACATAATTTAGATGTGATTAAGCAAAAAGCCCCGAACAGTAAAATTATTGCCGTGGTAAAAGCCAATGCTTATGGACACGGCGTTGTGTTTGTGGCATCCACATTAGAAAAAAATGTCGATTGTTTTGGCGTTGCCCGCTTGGAAGAAGCCCTTGCTTTACGTTCAAATGGCATTATCAAACCGATTTTGTTGCTTGAAGGTTTTTTTGACGAAAAGGATCTCCCTGTTCTTGCGGTAAATAATATCGAAACCGTTGTGCATAATCGGGAACAGCTTGACGCATTAAAACGGGCCGCCGTACCAAGCCCAATTAAAGTATGGCTTAAAATTGATACCGGTATGCACCGATTAGGGGTAGCCCTTGATGAAGTCGATGAATTTTATCAAGCGCTTAAAAAACTCCCGCAAATTCAACCGCACTTAGGGTTTGTTAGCCATTTCAGTCGTGCCGATGAACTTGAGTCCGATTATACTTCCCTTCAAATCAATCGCTTCCTTAGCGCAATTCAGGATAAACAGGGTGAACGCAGTATTGCGGCATCCGGCGGAATCTTATTTTGGCAAGCATCTCATTTAGATTGGATTCGTCCGGGTATTATTATGTATGGTATTTCACCAACAGATACGGTGGGAGCAGAATTTGGTTTAACACCGGTGATGAATTTAACCTCCTCTTTGATTGCCGTGCGTCATCATAAAAAAGGTGAGCCGATAGGATACGGCGGTGTTTGGAAAAGTCCAAAAGATACCAAAATCGGCGTGGTGGCGATTGGTTATGGGGACGGTTATCCACGAGATGTGCCGGAAAATACACCGGTATATTTAAATGGACGAATTGTGCCGATTGTGGGGCGTGTATCAATGGATATGCTGACTGTCGATTTAGGTATAAACAGCCAAGATCAGGTCGGTGATGAAGTCATTTTGTGGGGAAAAGAGTTGCCTATTGAAACCGTTGCGAAGTTTACCGGTATTTTAAGTTATGAATTGATTACAAAATTAACACCGCGAGTGATCACGGAATATGTCGATTAA
- a CDS encoding extracellular solute-binding protein: MKKFAGLITAGLVAATLTACNDKENKSGTANAPATANDTVYLYTWTEYVPDGLLDEFTKETGIKVIVSSLESNETMYAKLKTQGKAGGYDVIAPSNYFVSKMAREGMLKELDHSKLPVIKELDPDWLNKPYDKGNKYSLPQLLGAPGIAFNTGTYKGSEFTSWGDLWKPEFANKVQLLDDAREVFNIALLKIGQDPNTQDPAVIKQAYEELLKLRPNVLSFNSDNPANSFISGEVELGQLWNGSVRIAKKEKAPLNMVFPKEGPVLWVDTLAIPATSKNPDGAHKLINYMLGAKAAEKLTLAIGYPTANLEAKKVLPKEITEDPSIYPTTEVLKNSYWQDDVGDAIQYYEQYYQELKAAK, translated from the coding sequence ATGAAAAAATTTGCAGGTTTAATTACCGCCGGTTTAGTGGCTGCAACGCTAACCGCTTGTAACGATAAAGAAAACAAGTCTGGAACCGCCAATGCGCCGGCTACTGCTAATGATACTGTGTATCTCTATACTTGGACGGAATACGTGCCGGACGGTCTTTTAGATGAATTTACGAAAGAAACCGGTATTAAAGTTATCGTTTCAAGTCTTGAATCAAATGAAACGATGTATGCAAAACTCAAAACCCAAGGCAAAGCCGGCGGTTACGATGTTATTGCTCCTTCTAACTACTTTGTGTCTAAAATGGCACGTGAAGGTATGTTAAAAGAACTTGATCACAGCAAATTACCTGTAATTAAAGAATTAGATCCTGATTGGCTAAATAAACCTTACGACAAAGGCAACAAATACTCATTGCCACAATTATTGGGGGCACCGGGTATTGCATTTAATACCGGAACTTACAAAGGTTCGGAATTTACCTCTTGGGGCGATTTGTGGAAACCTGAATTTGCGAACAAAGTTCAATTATTAGATGATGCCCGTGAAGTATTCAACATTGCGTTATTAAAAATCGGCCAAGATCCAAACACGCAAGATCCTGCGGTTATCAAACAAGCCTATGAGGAATTATTGAAATTACGTCCGAACGTACTTTCCTTTAATTCTGACAATCCGGCAAACTCTTTCATTTCAGGTGAAGTCGAATTAGGTCAATTATGGAATGGTTCCGTGCGTATTGCGAAGAAAGAAAAAGCACCATTAAATATGGTATTCCCGAAAGAAGGCCCGGTGCTTTGGGTTGATACGCTCGCAATCCCGGCAACCTCTAAAAACCCTGATGGTGCGCACAAACTTATCAACTATATGTTAGGTGCAAAAGCGGCAGAGAAACTAACTTTGGCTATCGGCTACCCGACGGCAAATCTTGAAGCCAAAAAGGTGTTGCCAAAAGAAATTACCGAAGATCCTTCAATCTACCCAACCACCGAAGTGTTAAAAAACAGCTACTGGCAAGATGACGTAGGTGATGCAATTCAATACTACGAACAATACTACCAAGAGTTAAAAGCGGCTAAATAA
- the potA gene encoding spermidine/putrescine ABC transporter ATP-binding protein PotA: MENSVQNKPIIELRSIKKSYGSNTIINDFNLTINNGEFVTILGPSGCGKTTVLRLLAGLEELDSGHIILDGEDITDIPAEKRHINTVFQSYALFPHMTIFENVAFGLRMQKVPEAEIKPRVLEALRMVQLEEMADRKPTQLSGGQQQRIAIARAVVNKPKVLLLDESLSALDYKLRKQMQYELKVLQRQLGITFIFVTHDQEEAITMSDRIVLLRKGKIAQDGSPREIYEEPANLFVARFIGEINVFEATVIERKSENVVLANVEGRVCDIYTDMAVEKDQKLQVLLRPEDIVIEELDENEQSKAIIGHIIDRTYKGMTLESTVEFDHNGMRVLVSEFFNEDDPHMDHSVGQRVGITWHEGWEVVLNDEDNQ, translated from the coding sequence GTGGAAAATTCGGTTCAAAATAAGCCTATTATTGAGCTTCGTTCTATCAAAAAATCCTACGGTTCCAACACCATTATTAACGATTTTAATTTAACCATTAATAACGGTGAATTTGTTACGATTCTTGGCCCTTCCGGTTGTGGTAAAACCACGGTGTTACGCTTGTTGGCGGGTTTAGAAGAATTAGATTCAGGCCATATCATTTTAGATGGTGAAGACATCACCGATATACCGGCGGAAAAACGTCATATTAATACGGTCTTCCAAAGTTATGCCCTGTTTCCACATATGACCATTTTTGAAAACGTGGCTTTTGGTTTACGCATGCAGAAAGTGCCTGAGGCAGAAATTAAACCTCGTGTATTGGAAGCATTACGTATGGTGCAACTGGAAGAAATGGCAGATCGTAAACCGACGCAATTATCAGGCGGCCAACAACAACGTATCGCAATTGCCCGTGCAGTGGTAAATAAACCCAAAGTGTTGTTGCTGGATGAGTCTTTATCTGCATTGGACTACAAATTGCGTAAACAAATGCAATACGAGCTTAAAGTCTTGCAACGTCAATTAGGTATCACCTTTATTTTCGTAACTCACGATCAAGAAGAAGCGATCACGATGTCTGATCGAATCGTATTGTTACGTAAAGGAAAAATTGCACAAGACGGCTCTCCACGTGAAATTTATGAAGAACCTGCAAACTTGTTCGTAGCACGTTTTATCGGTGAGATTAATGTATTTGAAGCAACCGTGATCGAGCGTAAATCCGAAAATGTGGTTCTTGCCAATGTAGAAGGCCGCGTATGTGATATTTACACCGATATGGCTGTGGAAAAAGATCAAAAACTTCAGGTGCTACTTCGCCCTGAAGATATCGTGATCGAAGAGTTAGATGAAAACGAGCAGTCCAAAGCAATTATAGGTCATATCATTGATCGTACCTATAAAGGTATGACATTAGAATCAACGGTAGAATTTGATCACAATGGAATGCGTGTTTTGGTAAGCGAATTCTTCAATGAAGATGATCCGCATATGGATCACAGTGTAGGACAGCGTGTAGGCATTACATGGCATGAAGGTTGGGAGGTTGTACTCAACGATGAAGATAATCAATAA
- the potB gene encoding spermidine/putrescine ABC transporter permease PotB — MKIINNKFQKITVAIIFGWLIFFVLIPNLLVLAVSFLTRDGSNFYSFPITIENYANLFNPLYAQVVWNSLYMSGIATIICLLIGYPFAFMMSKINPKYRPLLLFLVVLPFWTNSLIRIYGLKVFLGVKGVLNTMLMDMGILTEPIRILNTEVAVIIGLVYLLLPFMILPLYSAIEKLDGRLLEAAKDLGANAIQRFFRVILPLTMPGIVAGCLLVLLPAMGMFYVADLLGGAKVLLVGNVIKSEFLISRNWPFGSAISIGLTILMALLIFVYYRANKLLNKKVELE, encoded by the coding sequence ATGAAGATAATCAATAATAAATTTCAAAAAATTACTGTTGCGATTATCTTCGGTTGGCTTATCTTCTTTGTGCTGATTCCAAATTTATTGGTTTTAGCCGTAAGTTTTTTAACCCGAGATGGTAGCAACTTTTATTCATTCCCGATTACGATTGAAAACTACGCCAATTTATTTAACCCGCTTTATGCGCAAGTGGTGTGGAATTCTTTATATATGTCGGGTATTGCCACCATTATTTGCTTGCTGATCGGCTACCCGTTCGCCTTTATGATGAGCAAAATAAACCCGAAATACCGACCGCTCTTATTGTTCCTTGTGGTTCTACCTTTCTGGACAAACTCGTTGATTCGTATTTACGGGCTAAAAGTGTTCCTTGGTGTAAAAGGGGTATTGAATACAATGCTGATGGATATGGGCATTTTGACTGAACCTATTCGTATTTTAAACACGGAAGTCGCAGTGATTATCGGTTTGGTTTACTTATTGTTGCCATTTATGATTCTGCCTCTTTATTCCGCAATTGAAAAATTAGACGGTCGCTTATTGGAAGCTGCAAAAGACTTAGGCGCAAATGCAATTCAGCGTTTCTTCCGAGTCATTCTGCCGCTCACAATGCCGGGTATTGTTGCAGGCTGTCTATTGGTATTGTTGCCTGCAATGGGAATGTTCTATGTCGCAGACTTACTTGGCGGTGCAAAAGTATTACTTGTGGGTAACGTTATTAAGAGTGAATTCTTAATTTCCCGTAACTGGCCGTTCGGTTCTGCAATTAGCATCGGCTTAACCATTTTAATGGCATTGTTAATTTTCGTTTACTATCGTGCTAATAAGCTATTGAATAAAAAAGTGGAGTTAGAATAA
- a CDS encoding YraN family protein, with protein MFSLKRQQGAGFEHQARLFLESKGLRFIAANQNFKCGELDLVMQDNQTIVFVEVRQRSHSSFGSAVDSVDWRKQQKWLDAANLWLAERDLSLEDADCRFDLIAFGKNAQDIQWIPNFLD; from the coding sequence ATGTTTTCTTTAAAACGTCAACAAGGCGCGGGCTTTGAGCATCAGGCTCGCCTTTTTTTGGAGTCAAAAGGCTTGCGTTTTATTGCGGCAAATCAAAATTTCAAATGTGGCGAACTTGATCTTGTTATGCAAGACAACCAAACCATTGTATTTGTAGAAGTTCGCCAACGTTCTCATTCAAGTTTCGGATCTGCAGTGGATAGCGTAGATTGGCGAAAGCAGCAAAAATGGCTTGATGCAGCCAATCTTTGGCTTGCCGAACGCGATCTGAGTTTAGAAGATGCAGATTGTCGTTTTGATCTCATTGCTTTCGGCAAAAATGCACAAGATATCCAATGGATTCCTAATTTTCTTGATTAA
- the potC gene encoding spermidine/putrescine ABC transporter permease PotC: MSRLLRNIFMFVVYAYLYIPIVILVTNSFNADRYGLSWKGFSWNWYERLFNNDTLIQAAIHSVTIAFFAATLATIIGGLTAIALYRYRFRGKQAVSGMLFIVMMSPDIVMAVSLLALFMVVGISLGFWSLLLAHVTFCLPYVTVTIFSRLNGFDSRMLEAAKDLGASELTILRKIILPLALPAVVSGWLLSFTISLDDVVVSSFVSGVSYEILPLRIFSLVKTGVTPEVNALATIMIVLSLALVILSQLIARKNNH, from the coding sequence ATGAGCCGTTTACTACGTAATATCTTTATGTTTGTGGTATACGCTTATTTGTATATCCCAATTGTTATTTTAGTGACGAATTCCTTTAATGCCGATCGCTACGGGTTAAGTTGGAAAGGCTTTAGCTGGAACTGGTATGAACGTTTATTTAACAACGACACCCTAATCCAAGCAGCAATCCACTCTGTAACCATTGCGTTTTTTGCGGCAACCTTGGCCACAATAATCGGCGGCTTGACTGCTATTGCGCTTTATCGTTATCGTTTCCGCGGTAAACAAGCTGTAAGCGGAATGCTATTTATCGTAATGATGTCGCCGGATATCGTGATGGCGGTTTCTTTACTCGCACTATTTATGGTAGTAGGAATTTCATTAGGTTTCTGGTCGTTATTATTGGCACACGTTACTTTTTGTCTGCCTTATGTAACGGTAACCATCTTCTCGCGCTTGAACGGTTTTGATTCAAGAATGTTAGAAGCTGCAAAAGATTTGGGTGCAAGCGAATTAACCATTTTACGTAAAATTATTCTTCCGCTTGCTTTGCCGGCGGTCGTTTCAGGTTGGTTGCTAAGTTTTACCATTTCACTAGATGATGTTGTGGTTTCCTCTTTTGTAAGCGGTGTGAGTTACGAGATTTTACCGTTGCGTATCTTCTCCTTAGTGAAAACCGGTGTAACGCCTGAAGTGAATGCCCTTGCAACGATTATGATCGTTCTTTCACTGGCATTGGTGATTCTAAGCCAGTTAATCGCACGTAAAAATAATCACTAA
- a CDS encoding replicative DNA helicase: MASQPQIKSSDKQTAQVSIPPHSLEAEQAVLGGIMLSNQYWDGIAERVIADDFYTFAHRAIFQAMEDLILNQSPIDLITLDQALKNKGINEEVGGFAYLAELSNNTPNAINILAYADIVREKAILRELISVGNRIAENSYSPKGQDIKLILDEAEREVFAIAEKRSTSSEGPQNVITVLQNTIERIDSLSKLDNHSGVTGVTTGFTDLDRKTAGLQPSDLIIVAARPSMGKTTFAMNLCENAAMASDKPVLVFSLEMPAEQIMMRMIASLARVDQTKIRTGQGLDEIEWNKISSVFGMFKQKNNLYIDDSSGLTPTELRSRARRVYRENGGLSLIMVDYLQLMRAPAFSDNRTLEIAEISRSLKALAKELEVPVIALSQLNRTLEQRADKRPVNSDLRESGSIEQDADLIMFIYRDEVYHDNSEDKGVAEIIIGKQRNGPIGRVRLKFNGQFSRFDNLAEQREYHDDY; the protein is encoded by the coding sequence ATGGCATCTCAACCACAAATTAAATCCTCCGACAAACAAACTGCACAAGTCAGCATCCCTCCTCATTCTCTTGAAGCGGAACAAGCCGTATTAGGCGGGATTATGCTAAGTAATCAATATTGGGACGGTATTGCCGAACGTGTGATTGCCGATGATTTCTATACCTTTGCCCATCGTGCGATTTTTCAAGCTATGGAAGATTTAATACTTAATCAATCGCCCATTGATTTGATCACTTTGGATCAAGCCTTAAAAAATAAAGGTATTAATGAAGAAGTGGGCGGTTTTGCTTATCTTGCCGAGCTTTCTAACAATACGCCGAATGCGATTAATATTTTAGCCTATGCGGATATCGTGCGGGAAAAAGCGATTTTACGTGAGCTGATTTCTGTCGGGAATCGTATTGCGGAAAACAGTTATTCACCAAAAGGGCAGGATATTAAACTCATTTTAGATGAAGCCGAACGTGAAGTATTTGCTATTGCAGAAAAACGTAGCACTTCAAGTGAAGGGCCGCAAAATGTTATCACCGTATTGCAAAATACGATCGAGCGCATTGATTCCCTAAGTAAATTGGATAATCATTCCGGTGTAACCGGCGTAACAACAGGCTTTACCGATCTCGATCGGAAAACCGCAGGGTTGCAGCCTTCGGATTTAATCATTGTTGCCGCACGTCCTTCTATGGGGAAAACCACATTTGCGATGAATCTTTGTGAAAATGCGGCAATGGCAAGCGATAAACCCGTGTTGGTATTTAGTTTAGAGATGCCGGCAGAACAAATTATGATGCGTATGATTGCCTCACTTGCACGGGTGGATCAAACCAAAATTCGAACCGGGCAAGGTTTAGATGAAATTGAGTGGAATAAAATCAGCAGTGTATTCGGTATGTTTAAACAGAAAAATAATCTTTACATTGATGATTCTTCCGGATTAACACCTACGGAATTGCGTTCTCGTGCGCGCCGAGTTTATCGTGAAAACGGCGGACTGAGTTTGATTATGGTGGATTATTTACAGCTTATGCGCGCACCGGCATTTTCCGATAACCGAACTCTAGAGATTGCAGAAATTTCCCGTTCATTAAAAGCATTGGCAAAAGAGCTGGAAGTACCGGTCATTGCGCTTTCACAGCTAAATCGTACCTTGGAACAACGTGCCGATAAGCGTCCGGTAAACTCCGATTTACGTGAATCCGGCTCTATTGAGCAGGATGCGGACTTAATTATGTTTATTTATCGTGATGAAGTTTATCACGATAATTCTGAAGATAAAGGCGTTGCCGAAATCATTATCGGCAAACAGCGTAACGGTCCGATTGGTCGGGTACGTTTAAAATTTAACGGGCAATTCTCGCGTTTTGATAATCTTGCCGAACAACGAGAATATCATGATGATTATTAA
- the rsmI gene encoding 16S rRNA (cytidine(1402)-2'-O)-methyltransferase, with protein MNDLTGILYIVATPIGNLQDITQRALDTFSQVDLIAAEDTRHSGLLLSHYGIKKPFFALHDHNEQEKAHILVEKLKQGINIALISDAGTPLISDPGFHLVRRCREAGVYVVPLPGACAAITALCASGIASDRFCFEGFLPAKTKARKDKLENVAEEERTLIFYESTHRILETLADMQEVLGEDRYVVLAREITKTWETIHGDRIKNLREWLVEDPNRTKGEMVLVVEGKAKSQQEEEFSPQAIKALRLISQELPLKKAAAIVAEVYGYKRNALYRFGLDNFK; from the coding sequence ATGAATGATTTAACCGGAATTTTATATATCGTAGCGACCCCCATCGGCAATTTGCAAGATATTACCCAACGGGCTTTGGATACCTTTTCACAAGTGGATTTAATTGCGGCGGAAGACACGCGGCATAGCGGTTTATTATTAAGTCACTATGGAATCAAAAAGCCGTTTTTTGCTTTACATGATCATAATGAACAAGAAAAAGCCCATATTTTGGTCGAAAAACTTAAACAGGGGATAAATATCGCCTTGATTTCCGATGCGGGCACGCCTTTAATTAGTGATCCCGGTTTTCATTTGGTTCGCCGATGTCGCGAGGCTGGCGTTTATGTCGTGCCTTTGCCGGGGGCTTGTGCCGCCATTACCGCACTTTGTGCTTCAGGAATCGCTTCTGATCGCTTTTGTTTCGAGGGATTTTTACCGGCGAAGACAAAGGCACGTAAAGATAAATTGGAAAACGTAGCGGAAGAAGAGCGTACGTTGATTTTTTATGAATCGACTCATCGAATTTTGGAGACCCTTGCGGATATGCAAGAAGTTCTCGGTGAAGATCGGTACGTGGTATTGGCACGTGAAATCACGAAAACTTGGGAAACGATCCACGGCGACAGGATTAAAAATTTACGAGAATGGCTTGTTGAAGATCCTAACCGCACAAAAGGTGAAATGGTGTTGGTTGTGGAAGGAAAAGCAAAATCCCAGCAAGAGGAAGAATTTTCACCGCAAGCCATTAAAGCCTTAAGATTAATTTCGCAAGAATTACCGCTTAAAAAAGCGGCGGCAATCGTAGCGGAAGTGTATGGTTATAAAAGGAACGCTTTATACCGGTTTGGATTGGATAATTTTAAATAA